A section of the Neorhizobium galegae bv. orientalis str. HAMBI 540 genome encodes:
- a CDS encoding nucleoside hydrolase, producing the protein MAEKIIIDTDPGQDDALAILLALASPEIEVLGIVAAAGNVPLSLTTKNIRKICELAGRPDIKVFAGCSQPMTGPLVTAEHVHGATGLDGADLPEPTMPLQEQHGVDFIIETLLSEPEGTVTVCTLGPLTDLGKALTRAPEIAGRIRQIVLMGGGLFEGGNITPAAEFNIYVDPPAAAVVFGSGAPIVMMPLDVTHKTLTSRARVAAIQAIGTPLSDAVVGWLDYFERFDVAKYGSDGGPLHDPNVIAYLLKPELYSGRLCNVEIETESELTKGMTVADWWGVSGRPKNAMFMRDVDADGFYALLTERLSWFGRAENAAPPKLRLV; encoded by the coding sequence ATGGCAGAAAAGATCATCATCGACACCGATCCCGGCCAGGACGACGCGCTGGCCATTCTGCTGGCGCTCGCCAGTCCGGAAATCGAAGTGCTGGGGATCGTCGCAGCCGCCGGCAACGTGCCGTTGTCGCTGACGACGAAGAACATCCGCAAGATCTGCGAACTCGCGGGTCGTCCGGACATCAAGGTCTTTGCGGGCTGCAGCCAGCCGATGACCGGACCGCTCGTCACCGCCGAACACGTGCATGGCGCGACCGGGCTCGATGGCGCCGACCTGCCCGAGCCGACCATGCCGCTTCAGGAACAGCATGGTGTCGACTTCATCATCGAGACGCTCTTGAGCGAACCGGAAGGCACCGTGACCGTCTGTACGCTCGGGCCGCTCACCGACCTCGGCAAGGCGCTGACCCGGGCGCCTGAGATCGCCGGCCGCATCAGACAAATCGTGCTGATGGGCGGCGGATTGTTCGAAGGCGGCAACATCACGCCAGCCGCCGAATTCAATATCTATGTCGACCCGCCGGCCGCTGCCGTGGTGTTTGGCTCAGGCGCGCCGATCGTGATGATGCCGCTTGACGTCACCCACAAGACGCTGACAAGCCGCGCCCGCGTTGCCGCGATCCAGGCGATCGGCACACCGCTTTCGGATGCCGTGGTCGGCTGGCTCGATTATTTCGAGCGCTTCGACGTGGCGAAATACGGCAGTGACGGCGGACCGTTGCACGATCCGAACGTGATTGCCTATCTGCTGAAGCCGGAGCTTTATTCCGGCCGGCTCTGCAATGTGGAGATCGAGACGGAGTCCGAACTGACCAAGGGCATGACGGTGGCCGACTGGTGGGGCGTTTCTGGCCGACCGAAGAACGCGATGTTCATGCGCGATGTCGACGCCGACGGTTTTTATGCGCTGCTGACCGAACGGCTGTCATGGTTCGGTCGCGCGGAGAATGCGGCTCCGCCGAAGCTGCGGCTGGTGTGA
- a CDS encoding acetate--CoA ligase family protein, with protein MNAKAAMRALMAPRSVAVVGATERADASSSYVMKNLMRFGYQGQIIPVHPKAGTIFGLPASHSLSALANAPDVAVIGIAADKVIAALEEAGSTGVKAAVVLASGFAELDEPGRERQRQLVEIAERYGMAICGPNCLGLFNLGSGAALYSSSLSTNLENGRFAILSHSGASAIALGNTGRFGLSHVVSSGNSAATDIPDYLEFLATDDQTSAVGIVIEAIREPEKLAAAMEKMHAANKPVIALRAGRSERGARATAAHTGSLAGSNDAYRAFFRRTGIIEVADMDGFMETATLCLDLKNRPTKPGVAIIGVSGGGVAHVSDIADEVGLSLPDLQPETVARLEALLPPFATPQNPLDTTGVVFADSKIYQDVLHALADDASVGLIVATQDAPAGLDDFCASEYLGIAEAVSDYAWTGKVPVVFMSNLSSGHHPDVEAKLSNVPVLRGTKSALTAVRSLITRSRVVSWPDKVAATKKNLLAGALTEREAKQLLAAEGLPVPREQFVTSADAAAEAAKQLGFPVVMKIESPDILHKTEAGGVKLGIGSETEARTAFDAIMASARAYAPNADLRGVSVQEMVTGGVEALVGLVRHEPFGFGLVVGIGGVLVELVKDSAFDLLPIDLARAEAMIGETKLASLLEGYRGAPKTDRSALAELLVGLSEFAAQYGDDIEAIDLNPVAVLPDGKGVRVLDALIIPRKRD; from the coding sequence ATGAACGCAAAAGCAGCGATGCGGGCCCTGATGGCGCCGCGCTCCGTCGCAGTCGTCGGCGCCACCGAGCGCGCCGACGCCTCCTCCAGCTACGTGATGAAGAACCTGATGCGCTTCGGCTACCAGGGACAGATCATTCCGGTGCATCCGAAGGCCGGGACAATCTTCGGGCTTCCCGCCTCGCACTCCCTCTCGGCACTGGCCAATGCACCCGATGTCGCGGTGATCGGCATCGCCGCCGACAAGGTGATCGCGGCCCTTGAAGAGGCCGGCAGCACCGGCGTCAAGGCGGCGGTCGTGCTGGCCTCCGGTTTCGCCGAACTGGACGAACCTGGCCGCGAACGCCAGCGGCAATTGGTCGAAATTGCAGAGCGTTACGGCATGGCGATCTGCGGCCCGAACTGCCTTGGCCTCTTCAATCTCGGCTCGGGCGCCGCCCTCTATTCCTCCAGCCTCTCGACCAATCTCGAAAATGGCCGCTTCGCGATCCTCTCGCATTCCGGGGCCAGTGCGATCGCCCTCGGCAATACCGGCCGATTTGGCCTCAGCCACGTCGTCTCCTCCGGCAACAGCGCCGCGACCGATATTCCCGACTATCTCGAATTCCTCGCGACGGATGATCAGACCAGCGCCGTTGGCATCGTCATCGAGGCCATTCGCGAGCCGGAAAAACTCGCGGCCGCGATGGAGAAGATGCATGCGGCCAACAAGCCGGTGATCGCCCTTCGCGCCGGCCGCTCGGAACGCGGTGCCCGGGCGACCGCCGCCCATACCGGTTCGCTCGCCGGCAGCAATGACGCCTACCGCGCCTTCTTCCGCCGGACCGGCATTATCGAAGTGGCGGACATGGACGGCTTCATGGAGACGGCTACGCTTTGCCTGGACCTGAAGAACCGACCCACTAAGCCGGGCGTCGCGATCATCGGCGTTTCCGGCGGCGGTGTGGCACATGTCTCCGATATCGCCGACGAGGTCGGCCTCTCGCTGCCCGATTTGCAGCCCGAAACGGTCGCACGGTTAGAGGCGCTGCTGCCGCCCTTCGCCACACCCCAGAACCCGCTCGACACGACTGGCGTCGTCTTCGCGGACAGCAAGATCTACCAGGATGTCCTGCACGCGCTCGCCGACGATGCTTCGGTCGGCCTGATCGTCGCTACGCAGGACGCACCCGCTGGTCTCGACGATTTCTGCGCCTCCGAATATCTCGGCATTGCTGAGGCGGTTTCCGATTATGCCTGGACGGGTAAGGTGCCGGTCGTATTCATGAGCAACCTCTCCTCCGGCCATCACCCGGATGTCGAGGCGAAGCTTTCGAATGTGCCTGTGCTACGCGGCACGAAAAGCGCGCTGACGGCCGTTCGCAGCCTGATCACTCGGAGCAGGGTTGTTTCCTGGCCCGACAAGGTGGCGGCGACAAAGAAGAATCTCCTCGCGGGTGCTTTGACCGAGCGCGAGGCCAAACAACTGCTCGCCGCGGAAGGACTGCCGGTTCCCAGGGAACAATTCGTCACCAGCGCCGATGCCGCCGCCGAAGCAGCAAAGCAGCTCGGCTTCCCGGTCGTCATGAAGATCGAGTCGCCGGATATCTTGCACAAGACCGAAGCGGGCGGCGTGAAACTTGGAATCGGCTCGGAGACCGAAGCTCGCACCGCCTTCGACGCCATCATGGCAAGCGCCCGCGCCTACGCCCCGAATGCGGATCTGCGCGGCGTCTCGGTGCAGGAAATGGTGACGGGCGGTGTCGAGGCACTGGTCGGCCTCGTGCGCCACGAACCCTTCGGTTTCGGCCTCGTCGTCGGCATCGGCGGAGTGCTGGTTGAACTGGTGAAGGACAGCGCCTTCGACCTCCTGCCGATCGACCTTGCCCGCGCCGAGGCGATGATCGGCGAGACCAAACTGGCATCGCTGCTGGAAGGCTATCGCGGCGCGCCGAAGACGGATCGCAGCGCCCTCGCCGAGCTGCTGGTCGGGCTCTCAGAGTTCGCCGCGCAATACGGCGACGACATCGAGGCGATCGATCTCAATCCGGTAGCGGTCTTGCCCGACGGCAAAGGCGTGCGCGTCCTCGACGCGCTGATCATCCCGCGAAAGCGCGACTGA